A stretch of the Bdellovibrio sp. 22V genome encodes the following:
- a CDS encoding polysaccharide deacetylase family protein: protein MMKSCVSGLLLLSVSVLIGCGNKYDSGVQKAVTDNKEAKNLMEWKLSEGNPETLFAQWREDFKKNPSEQDKMKSELCTALHSLDGVALTIFEEELRRKSNAPLVTSCKNELLSKLDIFFSKERETLPVAVDANSTQPSPNNFRFSDNVQKRDTSKGYYASYGDVARKEIVLTFDDGPTGVYTESILRSLREVNAKAIFFQLGKNASLNPGIVRKVAADGHAIGSHSIGHKCLGTSAACRRNNGYNLSFDEAVAEIKGGHQAIYDILGWVDPFFRFPYAEGSPELRQFLKANSTAEFAWVIDSEDWRGQSNENLLRNTLAQVDAKGRGIVLFHDIQRRTAEIMPQFLRELYMRGFSVVLLQSADPNARYNSKLVRKRSNPLP, encoded by the coding sequence ATGATGAAGTCGTGCGTAAGCGGATTGTTGTTGTTGTCGGTATCTGTGTTGATTGGTTGCGGTAATAAATACGATTCCGGCGTTCAAAAAGCGGTAACGGATAATAAAGAAGCCAAGAACCTGATGGAGTGGAAACTCTCGGAAGGAAATCCGGAAACTTTGTTTGCGCAGTGGCGCGAAGATTTTAAGAAGAACCCTAGCGAGCAAGATAAAATGAAAAGTGAGCTATGTACGGCGCTGCACTCGCTGGATGGAGTGGCTCTTACGATTTTCGAAGAAGAGTTGCGCAGAAAAAGTAACGCTCCGCTGGTGACTTCCTGCAAGAACGAACTTTTATCTAAACTCGACATCTTCTTTAGCAAAGAAAGAGAAACGCTGCCTGTTGCGGTAGACGCGAATTCGACGCAGCCTTCGCCAAACAATTTCCGTTTTTCCGATAACGTGCAAAAGCGCGATACCTCAAAAGGGTACTACGCTTCTTACGGGGATGTCGCCCGCAAGGAAATCGTTCTGACTTTTGATGATGGTCCTACGGGAGTTTACACAGAGTCGATCTTGCGCTCACTTCGAGAAGTGAATGCAAAGGCGATCTTTTTCCAGCTTGGCAAAAACGCGTCGCTGAATCCTGGAATCGTCAGAAAAGTCGCGGCGGACGGTCACGCCATTGGCAGTCACTCCATTGGACACAAATGTTTGGGAACGAGCGCCGCTTGCCGTAGAAACAACGGTTATAATTTGAGTTTTGATGAAGCTGTCGCTGAAATCAAAGGCGGCCATCAAGCAATCTATGACATCTTGGGATGGGTAGATCCTTTCTTTAGATTTCCTTATGCGGAAGGAAGTCCTGAGCTCCGCCAGTTCTTAAAGGCGAATTCGACGGCGGAATTTGCGTGGGTGATCGACAGCGAAGACTGGCGCGGGCAATCCAATGAAAATCTTCTTCGTAATACCCTGGCTCAAGTGGATGCGAAAGGCCGCGGGATCGTTTTGTTCCATGATATTCAAAGAAGAACGGCGGAAATTATGCCGCAGTTCTTGCGCGAACTTTACATGCGAGGCTTCAGTGTTGTATTACTTCAATCGGCAGACCCGAATGCAAGATACAACAGTAAATTGGTGAGGAAGAGAAGCAATCCTCTTCCGTAA
- a CDS encoding aromatic ring-hydroxylating dioxygenase subunit alpha, whose translation MYTGFLKNVWYVGLPSHELAIGKAQARKIMNEPVVFFRDSKGKASAMRDICPHRGIPLSYGRVVNDQLECPYHGWKFNGSGVCTEIPSLCPDQDLNPNKIKVRSYPVHEAQGLIWIFVGDKDYDMTKAPAVPVMKALPQDVKPKLTYVVNFPCHVDHAVIGLMDPAHGPYVHKSWFWRSEKTMLEKKKKFAPVDFGFQMVRHQPSKNSKAYKILGGAPTTEITFTLPCVRVEHIEVGPRNFYSFTALTPVDDMNTRVTQLAYWDIPWLSLLKPALNAFSKNFLGQDMDAVTKQQDGLKYDPSLMLIKDADTQAKWYYSLKTEYHEHLEQKREFQHPVKETELRWRS comes from the coding sequence ATGTACACTGGATTTTTGAAGAACGTTTGGTATGTGGGACTTCCCAGCCATGAGTTGGCTATCGGAAAAGCGCAAGCACGAAAAATTATGAATGAGCCCGTGGTATTCTTCCGCGACTCTAAGGGAAAAGCCTCCGCAATGCGTGATATTTGCCCTCATCGCGGAATTCCTTTGAGCTACGGCCGTGTCGTGAATGATCAGCTGGAGTGTCCTTATCACGGTTGGAAATTCAATGGCTCCGGTGTGTGCACGGAGATTCCTTCGTTGTGTCCTGATCAAGATTTGAATCCTAATAAAATCAAGGTGCGCTCTTATCCTGTGCACGAGGCGCAAGGTCTGATTTGGATTTTCGTCGGCGACAAAGATTATGACATGACGAAAGCTCCCGCAGTTCCGGTGATGAAGGCCTTGCCTCAAGACGTGAAACCGAAGCTCACCTATGTCGTGAACTTTCCTTGTCACGTGGACCACGCCGTGATCGGTCTGATGGATCCTGCACATGGACCTTATGTGCACAAAAGCTGGTTCTGGCGTTCTGAAAAAACCATGCTTGAAAAGAAAAAGAAATTCGCTCCAGTGGATTTTGGTTTTCAAATGGTTCGCCATCAACCTTCGAAAAATTCCAAAGCGTATAAAATCTTGGGCGGAGCTCCGACGACGGAAATTACTTTCACTTTGCCTTGCGTGCGCGTTGAGCACATCGAAGTAGGTCCGCGCAATTTCTATTCCTTCACGGCGCTCACACCTGTGGATGACATGAACACGCGTGTTACGCAGTTGGCTTACTGGGATATTCCTTGGCTTTCTCTTTTGAAACCGGCTTTGAATGCTTTTTCAAAAAATTTCTTGGGCCAGGACATGGATGCCGTGACGAAACAGCAAGACGGTCTTAAGTACGATCCAAGTTTGATGTTGATCAAAGACGCCGATACGCAAGCGAAGTGGTACTATTCCTTGAAAACGGAGTACCACGAGCATCTTGAACAAAAACGTGAATTCCAGCATCCCGTGAAAGAAACCGAACTTCGTTGGAGAAGTTAA
- a CDS encoding SLBB domain-containing protein has translation MTVQRVLRGIMAFIFCLTCVSTAHAQDMGLLSDIKPPQQASEYIFRSSPKESLITVQLLGAVNKPGIYYVPANTDLLKLVTLAGGTTNGGDLSEILVRKMEPKSWAEIKSKAISEYQGAYEVDAEKFIKYGGARNLKLAQDDFIYVPPRTPWISQEASRGITILSVVLGIVLTVVLIDKNTDK, from the coding sequence ATGACGGTGCAAAGAGTTCTACGCGGTATTATGGCTTTTATCTTCTGTTTAACATGTGTGAGCACGGCGCATGCTCAAGACATGGGATTGTTGAGCGACATTAAACCTCCTCAGCAAGCTTCTGAATACATCTTTAGATCTTCTCCTAAGGAATCCTTGATCACTGTGCAGCTTTTGGGTGCTGTCAATAAACCCGGAATTTATTATGTCCCGGCGAATACGGATCTTTTGAAGCTGGTGACATTGGCCGGCGGGACGACAAACGGCGGAGATCTTTCTGAAATTCTGGTTCGCAAGATGGAGCCTAAGAGCTGGGCCGAGATTAAATCCAAAGCGATCAGCGAATATCAGGGCGCATATGAAGTCGATGCGGAAAAGTTTATTAAATATGGCGGAGCAAGAAATCTGAAGCTCGCTCAAGATGATTTTATTTATGTACCTCCACGTACGCCCTGGATCAGCCAAGAGGCTTCTCGCGGAATCACGATTTTATCTGTAGTATTGGGCATCGTATTGACTGTGGTTCTTATCGATAAAAACACGGATAAGTAA
- a CDS encoding MFS transporter, which produces MKGPGYGFAELGINCVEIFLRLHLLVFYTEHVGMNSALAGLALGLAIFWDAIIDPIVGYYSDRVRMRRGERYSFLPWGFLLLSFSVLGILHPPVLKNAWSQFFFLLLFSLLVNTAYTALSVPYSALVGDLSQDERERARLIGWRLAFANLGAIFGIAVPSYFIIAKEADPYAQTAWVIVGLLAIGTSISWLTARTYNKPVTQTVAHAKFSLVSPLKNKHFMPLAAAYFVANMGLTFNSSLALYYYRQRLRLSEEEIRTVLLSFLVVFTLSIPLWLFLVRFVAKRKALMGGVFILGISASLIYPLLPSQRLLWTLIFASGVVGALVGSAVLLESLLTDIVKEEEVRTGRDELGLYFGIWRMIGKISRGLALAVTGQILAWARVEDGESSFVRLSFAIGPLTGCFFIGSVLILWRLSIHRTPLN; this is translated from the coding sequence ATGAAGGGCCCAGGGTATGGTTTCGCGGAACTCGGCATAAACTGTGTTGAGATCTTTTTGCGACTCCATCTCCTGGTTTTCTACACTGAACATGTGGGCATGAACTCGGCGCTGGCCGGTTTAGCTCTTGGCCTTGCGATTTTTTGGGATGCCATCATTGATCCGATTGTGGGTTACTATTCCGATCGCGTGCGTATGCGCCGGGGCGAGCGCTATTCATTTCTGCCTTGGGGATTTCTGCTTTTATCATTTTCTGTCTTAGGAATTTTGCATCCTCCGGTTCTCAAAAACGCCTGGAGCCAGTTTTTCTTTCTCTTGCTTTTTTCTTTGTTGGTGAACACCGCTTACACAGCCTTAAGCGTTCCTTACTCCGCTCTCGTTGGAGATCTGTCGCAAGATGAGCGAGAGCGCGCGCGATTGATCGGGTGGCGTTTGGCTTTTGCCAATCTCGGTGCGATTTTCGGTATCGCAGTTCCAAGTTATTTTATTATCGCAAAGGAAGCAGATCCTTACGCGCAAACCGCGTGGGTCATTGTCGGTCTGCTTGCAATTGGCACAAGCATCTCTTGGTTGACGGCGCGTACTTATAATAAACCCGTCACGCAAACTGTGGCGCACGCAAAATTTTCGTTGGTGTCGCCTTTAAAGAACAAACACTTCATGCCATTGGCGGCCGCTTACTTTGTGGCAAATATGGGACTGACATTTAACTCTTCATTGGCGCTCTATTATTACCGGCAGCGTTTGCGCTTAAGCGAAGAAGAAATACGCACAGTCTTATTGAGTTTCCTCGTGGTCTTTACGCTTTCGATTCCGCTGTGGCTTTTCCTGGTTCGCTTTGTGGCAAAACGCAAAGCGCTTATGGGCGGCGTTTTTATTTTGGGAATCTCGGCTTCGCTTATTTATCCGCTCTTACCTTCGCAACGCTTGTTGTGGACATTAATATTTGCCTCCGGAGTGGTTGGCGCACTGGTGGGTTCTGCAGTTCTCTTGGAGTCGCTATTGACCGATATCGTGAAAGAGGAAGAGGTGCGTACCGGTCGCGATGAACTCGGCCTCTATTTTGGAATTTGGCGGATGATCGGCAAGATCTCTCGAGGGTTGGCCTTGGCTGTCACCGGGCAAATTCTGGCATGGGCTCGTGTCGAAGATGGGGAGTCGTCATTTGTCCGACTTAGTTTTGCCATTGGTCCTCTTACAGGCTGCTTCTTCATTGGATCAGTTCTGATCCTGTGGAGGCTGTCAATTCACCGCACACCCCTGAACTAA
- a CDS encoding O-antigen ligase family protein, translated as MLLARDGRIRFLIKALVALIFISKVSLGSLLPIPRNFSFLLFQGGLHPFVNVFLCFLFGFPLILMWLRVRERNHLSGFYKLFVYVMMLVLTVQTLLQAHYVNPSESTIMQIGALGVSLFMVGIYGLIIPSLWSVEDFLRFIQRWSGALVLLSLILYFVAGGSVFKGGRFVGVFKHIPHMVTCATVAFIFSLGTFLQDGNLKHKIWNVLVLGGSFAAIILTGTRSAAAAALLAFIVTMILHQTKTNEGRIFKFAFVSIAITFSLFFGPQAYDFAHGVATGESALGNREAQDGIASRWEEVQRGSQIFMQEPWFGQGLLSKFASGNEVDVSNYNAMKDPHNIFISAGVIGGWPLLILSGFAVIFMIIGSFKALGSFDIAKRQVAIYLLAHIPILVIYHIHLSIGGMADRLYWMVFGFVAMSVSQTDKS; from the coding sequence ATGCTTTTAGCTCGGGATGGTCGCATTCGGTTTTTGATCAAGGCCTTGGTGGCCTTGATTTTTATCTCCAAAGTTTCATTGGGGAGCCTTTTGCCTATTCCACGCAATTTTTCCTTTCTCCTTTTTCAAGGCGGACTGCATCCGTTCGTTAACGTCTTTCTTTGTTTTCTTTTCGGTTTCCCTTTGATTTTGATGTGGTTGCGCGTGCGGGAGCGGAATCATCTGAGTGGTTTTTATAAGTTGTTCGTATACGTGATGATGCTGGTTTTAACGGTGCAAACGCTGTTGCAGGCTCATTACGTCAATCCGAGTGAATCGACGATTATGCAAATCGGCGCCTTGGGTGTTTCTCTATTCATGGTGGGTATTTACGGATTGATCATTCCGAGCTTGTGGTCTGTTGAAGACTTTCTTCGTTTTATACAGCGCTGGTCGGGGGCTTTAGTTCTCTTGTCACTGATATTGTACTTTGTCGCCGGTGGCAGTGTTTTTAAAGGCGGCCGTTTTGTCGGCGTCTTTAAGCATATTCCCCACATGGTGACGTGTGCGACGGTGGCTTTTATTTTTTCACTGGGCACTTTTCTGCAAGATGGAAATTTGAAACATAAGATTTGGAATGTGTTGGTTCTTGGCGGAAGTTTTGCCGCGATCATCTTAACGGGAACTCGTTCCGCGGCAGCGGCAGCTTTATTGGCTTTCATCGTAACAATGATTCTGCATCAGACGAAAACGAACGAAGGACGTATCTTCAAGTTTGCTTTCGTATCCATTGCAATTACCTTCTCTCTTTTTTTCGGCCCGCAAGCTTATGATTTCGCACACGGTGTTGCGACAGGCGAAAGCGCTTTAGGAAATCGAGAGGCGCAAGACGGTATCGCGTCTCGCTGGGAGGAAGTGCAGAGGGGCAGTCAGATCTTTATGCAGGAACCGTGGTTTGGTCAGGGGCTTCTGTCAAAGTTTGCATCGGGTAATGAGGTTGACGTTTCCAACTATAATGCGATGAAAGATCCCCATAATATATTTATTTCCGCGGGCGTGATCGGGGGATGGCCGTTGCTTATTCTAAGCGGTTTTGCTGTGATCTTTATGATCATTGGATCCTTTAAAGCTCTTGGATCTTTCGACATCGCCAAACGGCAAGTGGCGATATATCTTTTGGCTCATATACCTATTCTTGTGATTTATCACATCCATCTTTCTATTGGCGGCATGGCGGATCGTTTGTATTGGATGGTCTTTGGTTTTGTCGCCATGTCGGTCTCGCAGACGGACAAATCATGA
- a CDS encoding Hsp70 family protein, whose amino-acid sequence MSTDSFLSIDFGTSNSLVGAYHQGKRFEALPLDEKAADPTMMRTLLYFPNPDLCYYGADAIEQYIEQDMEGRLFRSFKSHLPNQNYLGTVLDNRILTLESLIGIFLLELKKRAEKILDTSIEKAVIGRPARYSMDSVADGFALHRMQKAATFAGFKDVQFVPEPLAAAFDYRRQLQSEKIVLIGDFGGGTSDFTLIKLRPDGFAKEDVLAIDGCPLAGDALDSVFMSHRLNEYFGAKSRYRLPMGSNVLTMPPAVSQRLNHPAHIVHLKEKDTYEFIREVKKCSLTKKDADAVERLFILIEDQQIFPFFETIEKTKRGLSNSSEVLFDFDYPGLEIKENFTTAQFIEWAHNTREKIFASLEECLTSAGVPAEKVDLVCLTGGTAKVPFIQQEFEKRFGQKRLQTQSHFHSVLSGLTESAGFWSQGQKVV is encoded by the coding sequence ATGAGCACAGATAGTTTTCTTTCCATCGACTTCGGGACCAGCAATTCACTTGTAGGCGCATATCACCAGGGAAAAAGATTTGAAGCCCTGCCTTTGGACGAAAAAGCCGCCGATCCCACGATGATGCGAACTCTTCTCTACTTTCCAAACCCGGATCTTTGTTATTACGGTGCCGACGCCATTGAACAATATATTGAGCAGGATATGGAAGGGCGTCTTTTCCGCTCTTTTAAATCGCATCTTCCGAACCAAAACTATCTGGGAACTGTTCTCGACAACCGTATTCTGACCTTAGAGTCTTTGATTGGTATTTTTCTTCTCGAACTCAAAAAGAGAGCTGAAAAAATATTAGACACTTCGATTGAGAAGGCCGTGATCGGCCGCCCTGCCCGTTACTCAATGGATTCGGTCGCGGATGGCTTTGCCCTCCACCGCATGCAAAAGGCCGCGACGTTTGCAGGCTTTAAAGACGTGCAGTTCGTGCCCGAGCCTTTGGCCGCCGCCTTCGATTATCGCCGCCAATTGCAATCGGAAAAAATCGTTTTGATCGGCGACTTCGGCGGAGGAACCTCTGACTTTACTTTGATCAAACTTCGTCCCGACGGTTTCGCCAAAGAAGACGTTCTGGCGATTGATGGTTGCCCGCTTGCCGGGGATGCGTTGGATAGTGTTTTCATGAGCCATCGACTGAACGAATATTTCGGTGCAAAGTCGCGCTACCGCCTGCCGATGGGCAGTAACGTTCTCACAATGCCGCCGGCCGTATCGCAAAGACTGAATCATCCTGCGCATATCGTGCATCTTAAAGAAAAAGACACTTATGAATTCATTCGCGAAGTAAAAAAGTGTTCCCTGACGAAAAAAGATGCCGACGCCGTCGAGCGATTGTTTATTCTGATTGAAGACCAACAAATTTTCCCGTTTTTCGAAACCATCGAAAAAACCAAACGCGGTCTTTCAAATTCTTCGGAAGTCCTTTTCGATTTCGATTATCCGGGATTAGAAATTAAAGAGAATTTTACGACGGCCCAATTTATTGAATGGGCCCATAACACACGAGAAAAAATCTTTGCCTCATTAGAGGAATGCTTAACTTCGGCAGGCGTTCCCGCCGAAAAAGTCGATCTTGTCTGCCTCACCGGAGGAACCGCCAAGGTCCCTTTCATCCAGCAGGAATTCGAAAAACGTTTCGGCCAGAAGAGATTGCAAACCCAATCGCACTTCCACTCCGTCCTTTCAGGCCTCACAGAATCCGCCGGCTTCTGGTCACAAGGCCAAAAAGTCGTTTAA
- a CDS encoding 3D domain-containing protein has translation MKKKLVFCAGARGSMKFASLFILTTFLVSCGNMNANIAGPMVAGKTPVEIDMIPAPEFDANETVEEVQVEEKEKEKVSQEKSPESNPGEPTIPSVPETPKQPVAPTAPPKNEMVGPGVLKPTVYYFAVINEDKKTCETKVNLHGVGGKVLLSVCPGTLATCSLQGSCAVIQKEKTHTFNIIGVFGGQARFFEIEEDGCRFGYGVQSSCLDPFYTLAADLEIYKPGEVIYIPAVVGLVLPDGSKHTGYFVIRDQGHGIKGYGRFDFYSGFYSWNDSANPFKRIGFGDVNTNIPYFRVKGETAKKILKTRGFPQLPPKNLIVLSAENENLELK, from the coding sequence ATGAAAAAGAAATTGGTATTCTGCGCGGGTGCGAGAGGTTCTATGAAGTTCGCGAGTCTTTTCATTCTTACGACGTTCTTGGTGTCCTGCGGGAACATGAACGCCAATATTGCGGGGCCCATGGTGGCTGGCAAAACTCCCGTGGAAATCGATATGATTCCTGCTCCGGAGTTTGATGCCAATGAAACTGTGGAAGAGGTTCAAGTCGAAGAGAAGGAAAAAGAAAAAGTCTCTCAAGAAAAATCGCCAGAGTCCAATCCCGGCGAGCCCACTATTCCTTCTGTTCCAGAAACGCCCAAACAACCTGTCGCGCCAACGGCACCGCCAAAAAATGAAATGGTGGGACCGGGTGTTTTGAAGCCGACGGTGTACTATTTTGCGGTGATCAACGAAGATAAAAAAACCTGCGAAACAAAAGTAAATCTTCATGGTGTCGGTGGAAAAGTTCTATTAAGCGTATGCCCGGGAACTTTAGCGACATGCAGTCTGCAAGGTTCTTGTGCTGTGATTCAAAAAGAAAAAACACATACGTTTAATATCATCGGCGTTTTTGGCGGCCAGGCGCGTTTTTTCGAGATTGAAGAAGATGGATGCCGCTTTGGTTACGGAGTTCAGAGTTCTTGTTTGGATCCATTTTACACATTGGCAGCGGATCTTGAGATTTATAAACCCGGTGAGGTTATTTATATTCCGGCTGTTGTGGGGTTGGTTCTTCCGGATGGCTCGAAGCACACGGGCTACTTTGTAATCCGTGATCAGGGTCACGGCATTAAGGGTTACGGGCGCTTTGATTTCTATAGCGGTTTTTATAGCTGGAACGATTCTGCCAATCCGTTTAAGAGAATCGGTTTTGGCGACGTCAATACCAACATTCCTTATTTCCGAGTCAAAGGCGAGACGGCGAAGAAGATCCTAAAGACAAGAGGCTTCCCGCAACTTCCTCCTAAGAATTTGATCGTTCTTAGCGCTGAAAATGAAAATCTTGAATTGAAATAA
- a CDS encoding methyltransferase domain-containing protein, translating to MMTVWRLRPGADKRIRSGHPWVFSNELSASPKGLIPGSPVELQDAKGQFLARGYGNPHSLIAFRALSFSSQDQEPTSFSFLQDKVLKAWSVRKAAGFRGSFRLAFGESDYIPGLVLDYYLVEQNGKRAQVFAAQLVTAGMNEALKNAEEFFKGLVEKAKAQGLSEYSWDQTAVVIRNDVNIRKLEGLNVEEPKMIKDLPGFDLSNIEILLNAASDDGLVAMSCDVAEGQKTGFFLDQTHNIYLAINLFKNWAKTQEKRKIRVLDLCCYVGHWSTQITRALKSLGFEVEVSLVDVSKTALSFAKRNAEREGAEVIVHEMDVSEGLTQLPSAHYDIVIADPPAFIKSKKDIPIGKAAYLKMNTHAFRMIKRNGFVASCSCSGLLEEEEFRDAIRKASLRNFSEVRSVLRGGHAADHPTLMQFPEGFYLKMYVHYVV from the coding sequence ATGATGACAGTGTGGAGACTCCGTCCCGGAGCTGATAAAAGAATTCGTAGCGGACATCCTTGGGTTTTTTCCAATGAACTTTCTGCAAGCCCGAAGGGTCTTATTCCCGGATCGCCAGTCGAGTTGCAAGACGCCAAGGGGCAGTTTCTAGCGCGTGGTTACGGCAATCCTCATTCATTGATTGCTTTTCGTGCTTTGAGTTTTTCCAGTCAGGATCAAGAGCCAACAAGCTTTTCTTTTCTTCAAGATAAAGTTTTGAAAGCATGGTCCGTGCGTAAAGCGGCGGGCTTTCGCGGAAGTTTCCGTTTGGCCTTCGGTGAATCGGATTATATTCCCGGCCTTGTTTTGGATTACTATTTGGTAGAGCAAAACGGAAAAAGGGCGCAGGTTTTCGCAGCTCAACTCGTGACTGCCGGCATGAATGAGGCGCTTAAAAATGCCGAAGAGTTTTTTAAAGGTTTGGTTGAAAAAGCCAAAGCCCAAGGGTTGTCTGAATACTCTTGGGACCAAACAGCTGTCGTTATTCGCAATGACGTCAACATTCGCAAGCTCGAGGGTTTGAATGTTGAAGAACCTAAGATGATCAAAGATCTTCCGGGGTTTGATCTCAGCAATATTGAAATTCTGCTGAATGCGGCAAGTGACGACGGCCTTGTGGCTATGAGTTGTGACGTCGCGGAAGGCCAGAAAACGGGTTTCTTTCTCGATCAAACGCACAATATTTATTTGGCGATCAATCTCTTTAAAAACTGGGCCAAGACGCAAGAGAAGCGCAAAATCCGTGTCTTAGATTTGTGCTGCTACGTGGGCCACTGGTCTACACAGATCACGAGAGCCTTAAAATCTCTTGGCTTTGAAGTTGAAGTTTCTTTGGTGGACGTGTCGAAAACGGCGCTGTCTTTCGCAAAAAGAAATGCAGAACGCGAGGGCGCTGAAGTCATCGTTCATGAAATGGATGTTTCTGAAGGCCTGACTCAGTTGCCGAGTGCGCATTACGATATCGTGATTGCGGACCCTCCGGCATTCATCAAATCTAAAAAAGATATTCCTATCGGTAAAGCGGCTTACTTGAAGATGAACACACATGCTTTCCGCATGATCAAACGCAACGGTTTCGTGGCGTCATGTTCTTGCTCGGGCCTTCTTGAAGAAGAAGAATTCCGCGACGCTATTCGCAAAGCCTCACTCCGAAACTTCTCGGAAGTGCGTAGCGTTTTACGCGGAGGTCACGCTGCCGACCACCCAACCCTGATGCAATTCCCAGAAGGCTTCTACCTAAAAATGTACGTCCACTACGTCGTCTAA
- a CDS encoding YkgJ family cysteine cluster protein — MCKGCWGGCCTMPVEVKLSDLIRLQLVTEDEAAGSIKKMAKRLIKEGFIVSYRQGTEFFMLSQKANRDCLFLDSKTRLCTVYDKRPDTCRQFPSIGPRPGFCPGSSQ, encoded by the coding sequence ATGTGCAAAGGCTGCTGGGGCGGCTGTTGCACAATGCCTGTGGAAGTGAAGCTTTCAGATTTAATCCGCCTGCAACTCGTGACTGAAGATGAGGCAGCGGGCTCCATAAAAAAAATGGCGAAACGTTTAATTAAAGAGGGCTTCATTGTCTCTTACCGTCAAGGTACGGAGTTCTTCATGCTCTCGCAAAAAGCCAACCGCGACTGTCTTTTTCTCGACTCAAAAACGCGCCTTTGCACTGTCTATGACAAGCGACCCGATACCTGCCGTCAGTTTCCCTCTATAGGGCCGCGCCCTGGATTTTGTCCAGGGTCCTCGCAATAG
- a CDS encoding esterase-like activity of phytase family protein gives MKFVMSLAILLFSLQAFAMKLEYVGETSIKTGTKYNKTTIGGLSGIVWQNNTLFALSDDKGRAGEPRFYEFDVTIDKKTVTLTPKAVHFITGLPAEGEKKAGVDPEGLVRLPSGDLLISSEGNNDAKPREMPRIFRVSSEGAWKSDLPVPDKFLPETTGQQKKGIQNNAAFEGLTSFADGKFVFTSTESSLQQDYVSGEDATGDWIRILKYEDKGQQGGYKAVAEYAYRVDAFKDNQAGKEVFRGVSEILALSETKLIVLERGVRIFSKNMWAQTVALYLVDLSKGTNITGLAKLSDGKFTGVEKIKLIDFETDLTKERGAKTIQNFEALAWGPTLADGRKSLLVMGDNNFSKNEITEFLVFAVEGE, from the coding sequence ATGAAATTTGTAATGTCTTTAGCAATTCTTCTTTTCAGTCTTCAAGCTTTCGCTATGAAGCTCGAGTATGTCGGCGAGACGTCCATTAAAACGGGCACAAAGTACAACAAGACAACCATCGGTGGTTTGTCAGGTATTGTTTGGCAGAATAATACTTTGTTCGCGCTTTCCGACGATAAAGGCAGAGCCGGTGAGCCTCGCTTTTACGAGTTCGATGTGACGATCGATAAAAAAACAGTGACGTTGACTCCGAAAGCTGTGCATTTCATTACGGGTCTTCCTGCAGAAGGAGAAAAGAAAGCCGGTGTGGATCCGGAAGGACTCGTACGTTTGCCAAGTGGAGATTTGTTGATTTCCTCTGAAGGAAATAACGATGCGAAGCCTCGCGAGATGCCGCGTATTTTCCGCGTCTCTTCCGAAGGTGCCTGGAAATCTGACTTGCCTGTTCCCGATAAATTTTTGCCCGAAACGACAGGACAACAAAAAAAGGGCATTCAAAACAATGCGGCCTTCGAAGGGCTGACAAGTTTTGCTGACGGCAAATTTGTGTTCACAAGTACGGAGTCGTCTTTACAGCAAGACTATGTTTCTGGCGAAGATGCGACGGGCGACTGGATTCGTATTCTTAAGTACGAAGACAAAGGGCAACAAGGCGGGTACAAAGCCGTTGCAGAGTACGCCTACCGTGTTGATGCGTTCAAAGACAATCAAGCAGGCAAAGAAGTCTTCCGCGGTGTTTCGGAAATTCTGGCACTTTCAGAAACAAAGCTGATTGTGCTTGAAAGAGGCGTGCGCATTTTCTCTAAAAACATGTGGGCGCAAACGGTGGCATTGTACCTTGTGGATCTTTCTAAAGGCACGAATATTACAGGCCTCGCGAAGCTGAGTGATGGTAAATTTACCGGAGTCGAAAAAATCAAGCTTATCGATTTTGAAACAGATCTGACGAAAGAGCGTGGCGCAAAAACAATTCAAAACTTTGAGGCGCTAGCGTGGGGTCCGACTTTGGCAGACGGTCGTAAGAGTCTGCTTGTAATGGGTGACAATAATTTTTCCAAAAATGAAATCACCGAGTTCTTGGTTTTCGCAGTTGAAGGTGAATAA